In one Rhopalosiphum padi isolate XX-2018 chromosome 3, ASM2088224v1, whole genome shotgun sequence genomic region, the following are encoded:
- the LOC132924047 gene encoding glucose-6-phosphate 1-dehydrogenase isoform X1 — MFSKNSGHYDLVNEQSKMNTLEEALRLIRTSLNSPQMDVEGAHYDQNITHLIVVMGASGDLAKKKIYPTLWMLFRDRLIPDKTFIYGYSRSKLTMEQLINNVSPYLKCNENEKERLAEFWSYNFYIAGSYDSSADYRTLNVKLSKHEIAGISNRLFYLAIPPSLFEVTTSHIHETCMDHKGWTRVIIEKPFGRDAASSLELSDHLAKLFSEDQVYRIDHYLGKEMVQNLMTLRFGNRILNTGWNRDNIAQVQITFKEPFGTEGRGGYFDSFGIIRDVMQNHLLQILSLVAMEKPATIHPDDVRNEKVKVLKCIPKVLMSDVVLGQYVGNSEATEEHKKFGYSDDKTVPSGSKTATFASAVLKINNERWDGVPFILKCGKALNERKAEIRIQYHDVPGDIFGGVLKRNELVIRVQPDEAVYIKMMTKRPGIGFEMEETELDLTYNNRYKNVKLPDAYERLILDVFCGSQMHFVRADELSEAWRIFTPLLHEIESIQPEPTPYEYGTRGPAKADDLSLANNFKYYGSYKWVKPHS, encoded by the exons ATGTTTTCTAAGAACAGTGGACACTACGATCTAGTTAACGAACAGTCCAAAATGA ACACTTTAGAAGAAGCTCTTCGTCTGATAAGAACGTCCTTAAACTCCCCTCAAATGGACGTCGAGGGGGCCCATTATGATCAGAACATCACTCACCTGATTGTTGTGATGGGTGCTtcg GGAGATTTAGCAAAAAAGAAGATCTACCCAACTCTTTGGATGTTGTTCCGCGATAGGTTAATTCCAGACAAGACATTCATCTATGGATATTCCAGATCAAAATTAACCATGGAACAATTGATTAACAACGTTTCACCATATTTAAAA tgcAACGAAAATGAGAAAGAACGGCTTGCCGAGTTCTGGTCTTATAATTTCTACATTGCTGGATCGTATGACAGTTCTGCTGACTACCGTACTTTAAACGTAAAACTTTCCAAACACGAGATTGCGGGCATCTCTAATAGGTTGTTCTATTTGGCTATACCGCCCTCGTTATTTGAAGTGACCACCTCTCACATTCATGAAACATGCATGGATCATAA GGGATGGACTCGTGTTATCATTGAAAAGCCTTTTGGTCGGGATGCTGCTAGTTCATTGGAACTTAGTGACCATTTGGCCAAATTGTTCAGTGAAGACCAAGTGTACCGTATTGATCATTATTTGGGTAAAGAGATGGTTCAAAATCTCATGACACTCAG GTTTGGAAATAGAATATTGAACACTGGATGGAACAGAGACAACATTGCACAGGTGCAAATCACTTTCAAAGAACCATTCGGTACAGAAGGTCGTGGTGGATATTTTGACAGTTTCGGTATAATCCGTGACGTGATGCAAAATCATTTACTTCAGATTCTTAGCTTGGTGGCTATGGAGAAGCCAGCTACCATACATCCTGATGATGTTCGAAATGAAAAA gtcaAAGTACTTAAATGTATACCAAAAGTGCTAATGTCTGATGTGGTTTTGGGACAATATGTTGGTAATTCGGAAGCTACAGAAGAACACAAGAAATTTGGGTATTCTGATGATAAGACTGTACCAAGTGGATCAAAAACAGCCACATTTGCATCAGctgtattgaaaattaataacgaaCGTTGGGATGGTGTACCTTTTATACTGAAATGTGGAAAAG CGTTGAATGAACGCAAAGCTGAAATCCGAATTCAGTATCATGATGTGCCTGGTGACATTTTTGGGGGAGTCCTGAAGAGAAACGAACTTGTCATTCGTGTCCAACCAGATGAAGCTGTATACATTAAGATGATGACTAAACGACCTGGTATTGGATTTGAAATGGAAGAAACTGAATTGGACTTAACCTATAATAATCGTTATAAG aatgtCAAGTTACCAGATGCTTATGAACGATTAATATTGGATGTGTTTTGTGGTTCACAAATGCACTTTGTGCGTGCTGATGAGCTTTCAGAGGCTTGGCGAATATTTACTCCTCTTCTCCATGAAATTGAATCGATTCAACCTGAACCAACACCTTATGA gtacggTACTCGTGGACCTGCTAAAGCTGATGATCTTTCTCTTGCAAACAATTTCAAGTATTATGGATCTTACAAATGGGTGAAACCTCATTCTtag
- the LOC132924047 gene encoding glucose-6-phosphate 1-dehydrogenase isoform X2, which produces MDVEGAHYDQNITHLIVVMGASGDLAKKKIYPTLWMLFRDRLIPDKTFIYGYSRSKLTMEQLINNVSPYLKCNENEKERLAEFWSYNFYIAGSYDSSADYRTLNVKLSKHEIAGISNRLFYLAIPPSLFEVTTSHIHETCMDHKGWTRVIIEKPFGRDAASSLELSDHLAKLFSEDQVYRIDHYLGKEMVQNLMTLRFGNRILNTGWNRDNIAQVQITFKEPFGTEGRGGYFDSFGIIRDVMQNHLLQILSLVAMEKPATIHPDDVRNEKVKVLKCIPKVLMSDVVLGQYVGNSEATEEHKKFGYSDDKTVPSGSKTATFASAVLKINNERWDGVPFILKCGKALNERKAEIRIQYHDVPGDIFGGVLKRNELVIRVQPDEAVYIKMMTKRPGIGFEMEETELDLTYNNRYKNVKLPDAYERLILDVFCGSQMHFVRADELSEAWRIFTPLLHEIESIQPEPTPYEYGTRGPAKADDLSLANNFKYYGSYKWVKPHS; this is translated from the exons ATGGACGTCGAGGGGGCCCATTATGATCAGAACATCACTCACCTGATTGTTGTGATGGGTGCTtcg GGAGATTTAGCAAAAAAGAAGATCTACCCAACTCTTTGGATGTTGTTCCGCGATAGGTTAATTCCAGACAAGACATTCATCTATGGATATTCCAGATCAAAATTAACCATGGAACAATTGATTAACAACGTTTCACCATATTTAAAA tgcAACGAAAATGAGAAAGAACGGCTTGCCGAGTTCTGGTCTTATAATTTCTACATTGCTGGATCGTATGACAGTTCTGCTGACTACCGTACTTTAAACGTAAAACTTTCCAAACACGAGATTGCGGGCATCTCTAATAGGTTGTTCTATTTGGCTATACCGCCCTCGTTATTTGAAGTGACCACCTCTCACATTCATGAAACATGCATGGATCATAA GGGATGGACTCGTGTTATCATTGAAAAGCCTTTTGGTCGGGATGCTGCTAGTTCATTGGAACTTAGTGACCATTTGGCCAAATTGTTCAGTGAAGACCAAGTGTACCGTATTGATCATTATTTGGGTAAAGAGATGGTTCAAAATCTCATGACACTCAG GTTTGGAAATAGAATATTGAACACTGGATGGAACAGAGACAACATTGCACAGGTGCAAATCACTTTCAAAGAACCATTCGGTACAGAAGGTCGTGGTGGATATTTTGACAGTTTCGGTATAATCCGTGACGTGATGCAAAATCATTTACTTCAGATTCTTAGCTTGGTGGCTATGGAGAAGCCAGCTACCATACATCCTGATGATGTTCGAAATGAAAAA gtcaAAGTACTTAAATGTATACCAAAAGTGCTAATGTCTGATGTGGTTTTGGGACAATATGTTGGTAATTCGGAAGCTACAGAAGAACACAAGAAATTTGGGTATTCTGATGATAAGACTGTACCAAGTGGATCAAAAACAGCCACATTTGCATCAGctgtattgaaaattaataacgaaCGTTGGGATGGTGTACCTTTTATACTGAAATGTGGAAAAG CGTTGAATGAACGCAAAGCTGAAATCCGAATTCAGTATCATGATGTGCCTGGTGACATTTTTGGGGGAGTCCTGAAGAGAAACGAACTTGTCATTCGTGTCCAACCAGATGAAGCTGTATACATTAAGATGATGACTAAACGACCTGGTATTGGATTTGAAATGGAAGAAACTGAATTGGACTTAACCTATAATAATCGTTATAAG aatgtCAAGTTACCAGATGCTTATGAACGATTAATATTGGATGTGTTTTGTGGTTCACAAATGCACTTTGTGCGTGCTGATGAGCTTTCAGAGGCTTGGCGAATATTTACTCCTCTTCTCCATGAAATTGAATCGATTCAACCTGAACCAACACCTTATGA gtacggTACTCGTGGACCTGCTAAAGCTGATGATCTTTCTCTTGCAAACAATTTCAAGTATTATGGATCTTACAAATGGGTGAAACCTCATTCTtag